GCGTCGTCCTCGGCATCGCCGAAGCCCTCGCCACCGCCTACATCGAGGAAATACCCGGCATGGAGCAATTCGGCGGCGGAGCCTGGAAGGACGTCTGGGCCTTCGTCCTCCTCATCCTCGTACTCCTGTTGAGACCACAAGGCCTCCTGGGCGAACGCGTCGCGGATCGGGCGTGATACCGATGACCACGAAGACCACCACCACCCCGGCCCGCGGCCTGATCCCACTCCCCGAGCGCACCGCGCGCCTCATCACCGCCGCAGGTGCCCTCGCCACCGCTGCCACCACCGGCCTCGCCTGGACCTGGAGCAGCGACTTCCCCGGCGACCTGACCTACTACTTCTCCCCCGCCGGGCTCCAGATCGTCACCCTCGTCGGCGGCCTCCTCACCCTGCTCTTCGCCACCGCGTCCCTCGGCGTCCGCGGCCTGCAATGGCTCATCCCCGCAGGGCGCAACGCCCCCACCCTGCTCGCGGCCCTCGCCACCTTCGCCGCCACCTGGTTCACGCTCATCGCCATCGCCGTCCACCTCAACGGCCTGATCAACCTCGAACCGGGCGGCGCCGTCGCGGCCGTCACCTCCCTGCTCACCCTCGCCGGCGCCCTCGCGCTGCCCCCCGACCAGACCGCGGACCAGCCACCCGCGAGCCCCTGGCAGCGCTTCACCGCCACCCTCGCCGCCAGCCCCCTACGGCGCCGCACCCGCGGACTCCCCTCCTGGGCCGAGATCCTGATCATCGCCGCCGCCTTCGCCGCCGGGCTCCTCGCCTTCACCTACGGCATCGACACCGACGACGGCGCCCCCTTCGTCGGCTACCTGATCTTCATGGTGCTCGCCCTCCCCGCCCTCAACCGGGCCGGACTCATCGCGCGCCTGACCGCACTCACCCACACCCACCGCGGCGTGGCCCTCGGCGCGGCCTTCATCGCCGCCGCCTGCTTCCCCTTCACCCAGGACACCGACCAGTACACGATCATCGGGGCCAACATCCTGATCTTCGCGACCGTCGCCCTGGGCCTCAACGTCGTCGTCGGCCTCGCCGGCCTCCTCGACCTCGGATACGTCGCCTTCCTCGGCGTCGGCGCCTACGCCGCCGCGCTCGTCTCCGGCTCCCCCGAATCCGCCCTCGGCTTCCACTTCCCCTTCTGGGCGGCCCTCCTCACCGGCGCCGCCGCCTCCCTCGTCTTCGGCGTCCTCATCGGCGCCCCCACCCTCCGCCTGCGCGGCGACTACCTCGCCATCGTCACCCTCGGCTTCGGTGAGATCTTCCGCATCGCCATGCTCAACCTCAACGGCACCACCGGCCCCGACGTCACCAACGGCGCCATGGGCATCCCCAACATCCCCAACCTCGAAATCTTCGGCTTCAACTTCGGCGAACCCCACGACATCCTCGGCATCCCCGTCGCCACCTACGGCAACTACTACCTGCTGATGATCCTCGTGACGGCCTTCGTCGTCCTCGTCTTCCGGCGCGCCGCCGCCTCCCGCATCGGCCGCGCCTGGATCGCCATCCGCGAGGACGAAACCGCCGCGATCGCCATGGGCATCAACAGCTTCCGCCTCCGCCTCCTGGCCTTCGCCCTCGGCGCATCCCTCGCCGGACTCGCGGGCACCGTCCACGCCCACGTCGTCACCACGGCCACCCCCGAACAATTCCAGTTCGCCGGGCCCCAGCCCCCCAACTCCGCCTTCCTCCTCGCCGCCGTCATCCTCGGCGGCATGGGAACCCTCAGCGGCCCCCTCGTCGGCGCCGCCCTCCTCTTCCTCATCCCCGCCAAACTCGACTTCCTCCAGGACTACCAACTCCTCCTCTTCGGCATCGCCCTCGTCCTCCTCATGCGCTTCCGCCCCGAAGGCCTCATCCCCGACCGCAGGAAGCAGCTCGAATTCCACGAAACCGGCCAACTCGACGTGCCCGACCAGCGCCTCCCCGACGCAGACGCCACCCTCGGCGCCACCCAGGCAAAGGCGTGACGACCATGACCACATCACCCAGCCTCGCACCCGCCACCGACACCGACACCGTCCTGCGAGCCGACGGCGTCACCATGCGCTTCGGCGGACTCACCGCCGTCCGCGGCGTCAGCCTCACCGTCGGCACCGGCGAAATCGTCGGCCTCATCGGCCCCAACGGCGCCGGCAAAACCACCTTCTTCAACTGCCTCACCGGCCTG
This Streptomyces decoyicus DNA region includes the following protein-coding sequences:
- a CDS encoding branched-chain amino acid ABC transporter permease, translating into MTTKTTTTPARGLIPLPERTARLITAAGALATAATTGLAWTWSSDFPGDLTYYFSPAGLQIVTLVGGLLTLLFATASLGVRGLQWLIPAGRNAPTLLAALATFAATWFTLIAIAVHLNGLINLEPGGAVAAVTSLLTLAGALALPPDQTADQPPASPWQRFTATLAASPLRRRTRGLPSWAEILIIAAAFAAGLLAFTYGIDTDDGAPFVGYLIFMVLALPALNRAGLIARLTALTHTHRGVALGAAFIAAACFPFTQDTDQYTIIGANILIFATVALGLNVVVGLAGLLDLGYVAFLGVGAYAAALVSGSPESALGFHFPFWAALLTGAAASLVFGVLIGAPTLRLRGDYLAIVTLGFGEIFRIAMLNLNGTTGPDVTNGAMGIPNIPNLEIFGFNFGEPHDILGIPVATYGNYYLLMILVTAFVVLVFRRAAASRIGRAWIAIREDETAAIAMGINSFRLRLLAFALGASLAGLAGTVHAHVVTTATPEQFQFAGPQPPNSAFLLAAVILGGMGTLSGPLVGAALLFLIPAKLDFLQDYQLLLFGIALVLLMRFRPEGLIPDRRKQLEFHETGQLDVPDQRLPDADATLGATQAKA